The Rhodopirellula islandica genomic sequence CGTGCGAATGTTGTGGTGAGCGGGCAGGAACATCAACAGGATGACCGCTGCGACGACACACACGGTGGCCCGTTGCCAGGTGGCACGGAACGAGCGAATCCCACGCACCAAGGACGCTTCCACACCGGTGGGCTGCAGTCGCTGAATGCTTTGAAGTTTGCTGCTTAACAACGGACCGAACGCTTCCAAAATCGAAGCCGCGGAGGGTTCATGCGGGTCCAGCACCAACAACACACCAAGATTCTCACCCGCCGTGTCGGCCAACGGGCAAGCCATCAAATTCCCGGATCCGATCGTCTTCAGCCATTGTCGCATCGCCATCGTGCCGGGCGACGATGCCACCTCGGTCGCGGCGACTTGGCTCAGTCCGTCTCCCAAACAAGCTTCTTCCGCGGCGGCCAGAGCTTCTCGCTGCTGTGTTTCCCCGTGCGATGAAGATGAAGACGATTCGACCGCGAATTTGACACCGTTGCAAGCGTGATCGCTGATGCACTTCAATCCAGCACCAGGACGATTTCGCCAGCACAAAACAGCGCCCTCGGCCTGCAACCACTGGCTCAACAAACGCGTGGCGATGGAGCCCGCTTCTTCGAATTCGTGACACCTGTCGAGCGTGGATTGCAGCTCAATCGCCGCCGCCAAAGTTTCGGCGCGACGCTGCAAATCGTGATGCGAGTCACGATCGAGCGAGTCGGGGGAATGGGTCGTGGCAGGGAACACGTGCTAGCGCACCGCAGGCGAAAGGGAAAGCGGTGCGTCGCTGACTCGGGTCCGTTTCGATTCGATCGATCGCGCCGACGCTTCCAAATCCAACCAGCAAACCACTCCACTGCGTAGGTCTCTGCTTTCGTTGTCCAAGACCACTCGAACGCGGACCGTTCCCGACTCGGCGTTGGCAACCGGCGAAATGTGTTCGAGCGTTCCCAGCACTGCGCGGCGAGCCCCACCGACGCGAACAACAACGGTTTGCCCTTCGGACAAGCGATCGACCCGTCGCAACGGGACGGAAAAGATGGCTTTCAGGCGATCGAGTTGCACCAATTGCAACAGCACCGGATCGGTTGGCGAAACAAACTCCCCCGCTTCCTTGGCAAACGAGACCACGACCCCATCCGCTGGTGCCTGAATCCGTCGTTGTTCCAACTGACAGATCACACGCTGGTGTTCCAACGCACGAACGCTCAACTCCTCCGTGACGCTTTGCAATCTCGCCAAGGCTTGTCGGTGATCGTTTTCGGCGCGTTCCAGCTCACGTGGCGTGGCATTGCCTTGCGTGAACAACCGGCGATAGCTTTGGACTTGTTGTTCACGAATGCCCACTTCGGCTTCCGCGGCCGTCTTGCCGCCAACGGCATCTTTCGCCGCTCGTGACACCTCCAGTGTTTTGCGCAACAACGCGTCCTCCAGTTGAGCCAACAGCTGACCTTCCTTGACCTCGTCGCCTTCACGAACTTTCAGTTCGGTGATCACGCCCATCTCGGATGAGGAGACGCTGATCCGGCGATAGGGTTCGGTGAAGGCTTCGTACTCATCCGCTGAGACGGTGTTCACGTAGCCGGTCCCCAGGGCTCCTGAATCCAACCAGCCCAAGCACTGCACACTCACCAAGACGCAAAGCGTCGCTATCCATTTGTGGTTCATTGTCCTGCATCCAATGCATGAAGTTGTGGGGCCGGATCACGGTTTGATTGAGCCTTGCGAACCAATCCGCGATCGCGTTCGTCCGCTTCCAGCAATTGCCGTCGGGCCGCAGCGGCCCGTTTGGCTTGCCGCTGTTGGATCGAGGCGATCTGGGAATCCACGGAAAGTGTTTCCATTTGGTCAGTCGCGATGGCACGCCGAATCGCTCGACCAACCCACGGGGCGGATTGGCTGACCAAATCATCTTCGGCCGACAAAAATGGCCGGCAACTGCCCGAGTCACCGCAGCGAGCACAACGGCCGATCAGCTGCCGATCGACACGTGCCGAACGATGGTGCTCCGCCACGATCACGTGCAATCCGCCTTTGGCTGCCACATCGGGATGCAGCCGAATGTCCGTTCCGCGACCGGCCAAGTTGGTCGCGACCGTGATCGCGTGTGGTTGGCCCGCGCGGGCGATCACCTCGGCTTCCTCGGTGTTTTGCAAGCCGTTGAGCAACTCACAGGAGAGGCCTTGCCGACGAATTTCCTCCGCAACGCAGTGGCTGGTCGCGATGTCCAGCGTGCCGACCAGAACGCAACGCCCCGCGTCGGTCATTCGGCGAGCTTCCCGGGCGATGGCAGCCACCTTTTCCTTGAACGTGTTGGTCACGTGGGTTGGGTGAACCACTCGTTGAGACGGCAGGCGAGGTGGCACCGTTTGCACATGCAAGCCATAGACCGACTTCAGCTCTTCCCGACAATCCCCCGCGGTTCCAGTGACTCCCGCCAAGTAGTCATACGAACGATAGAAACGCTGCCGGGTGATCTTCGCCAGTGCTTCGCTTTCACGCTGGATCGGCAACTCTTCTTTGGCCTCGATCGCTTGTTGCAAACCGCCGGACCAGGTTCGATCTTCATATATTCGGCCCGTGGATTGATCGACGATCCGAACGGATTGTTCGTCGATCACATAGTCCATTTCGCGACGGAGCGAATGCTTGGCCTGCAACGACAACTCGACGTATTCGTGCCAAGGCCGCCGCAGCGAAGCATCCGACCAATCTTCCAATGATTGGTAGGCGAGATCCAATCCCATGTCTGTCAGCTCAATCAGTTGACCGGTTGTTCGAAAGTCAACCCCTTCCCGGAGTGATTCCGCGACTGAGCGGGCATGTCGATGGACCGCGGCGTCCTCCGCCTCACCCGGCCGAGTGCCTGACAGCAACAAAGGTGACAATGCGTCATCAATCAGGACATGATCGATCTCGTCGACCAAAGCGACCGCGAGCCCACGTTGCAATCGTGCGTTGGTGGACGTCGTCGCACTCAGTCGGTTCAAGAGACCGGTGCCGGGACGCTGGCGAGCGGCCGTGTCCATGGCCAACTGGTCGCGAAGGTAGTCAAATCCAAACGCGTGCCCCGGCCCATAGGTCACATCGGCACGATACGCCGCCTGGCTCTGTTCCGGTGAGACGTCTTCGGGCAAGCAACGGGACTCGACGCCCAGCAACGCCCACGTTTCACGCAGCTCCTCATGATCCCGCTTGGCCAAGTACGCGTTGGGCGTTGCCACATGCACTCCTCGCCCCGGCAACGCGGCGATCAACGAAGCCACAAACAAAGCGTACGTTTTGCCTTCGCCGGTCTGCATTTCAGCAACGCCGCCCCGACGAGACATCCAGCCAGCCGAAACGATCAACCCAGCCCGCAATTGGACTTCAAACAATTCAATGCCGTGGGTTTGCTCCACGGCATCAAAGGCCAACACCAACGCGTCGACCAAACACTGTTCCCAGATCGCATCGTGTTGTCGCGATTTGCCGCGTGGATCACTGGCCAAATGTTGCACAAGACGAGTTCGCTGTGTCTGCCATCGACACGCCAAATCGCCGCGTGAACACTTCCGTCGTTCACTCAACTGGTCGCCGACGACTTGCAGAATCGTTTCGATTTCCATCGCTGGTCGTCCGGGCAACCAAGAGTGACCGGAGGCCGAAGTCAAAGCAGATCGCCAGTGGGTGGCCGCATTGAGAACGCTCATGGCAGGCTCCATTCCGGAACTGTTGGCAGCGTGAGTTGTTCGCCATCAATCATCCCGCCAAACGGTTCTGGCTCCGCTGGAATGAGCGTCGGTGTGTTGCTCAGAACAGGAGAAACATCCGCCACATCACACACCAACAGCACGCCCATGGCTTTGCGAAGCATGACCCATGAGAGAGCATGTGCAACTTGAGCTCGAACGAGACCACGTTCTTCGTCGGCCAAACGCTCTTGTGCATCGAGCAAATTCTCGATCAGCAAAATCGCGTTTTCATTCGGATCCGGCAGGTGAATCCAACGTTGCCGCAGGTATTCCACTTCGCGGGTCGCGGCGACGGTCGAATGTTGCTTGGCAATCAGCTCATTGAACAACGTTTGTGTTTCGCGAACGGCGATTTCGACTTCGGTGATCGCCGCTTCGGTGGTCTGCTGGAACTCGGCATACGAACGCGTCCATTCCCAGCGGTTGCGT encodes the following:
- a CDS encoding efflux RND transporter periplasmic adaptor subunit; protein product: MFPATTHSPDSLDRDSHHDLQRRAETLAAAIELQSTLDRCHEFEEAGSIATRLLSQWLQAEGAVLCWRNRPGAGLKCISDHACNGVKFAVESSSSSSHGETQQREALAAAEEACLGDGLSQVAATEVASSPGTMAMRQWLKTIGSGNLMACPLADTAGENLGVLLVLDPHEPSAASILEAFGPLLSSKLQSIQRLQPTGVEASLVRGIRSFRATWQRATVCVVAAVILLMFLPAHHNIRTNVQLQPVQRRFIAAPFDGPLQECLVRPGDTVKAGELLAKINPRELEYELAGLRALHGQADQERRGSMATHDFGKSQIAAFEADRLKTQTELLNHRKNNLEIRSPIDGIIVSGDWKQSEGAPLTRGETLFEIAPVGAMKVEIEVPEKDIAYVGAGMRTQIHTHAMPDRVMHGAITRIHPAATLRDSENVFLAEVTVDDQDGLLRPGMKGRATIYGNKRPIGWIVFHRPWNLLLRWLGV
- a CDS encoding efflux RND transporter periplasmic adaptor subunit; this translates as MNHKWIATLCVLVSVQCLGWLDSGALGTGYVNTVSADEYEAFTEPYRRISVSSSEMGVITELKVREGDEVKEGQLLAQLEDALLRKTLEVSRAAKDAVGGKTAAEAEVGIREQQVQSYRRLFTQGNATPRELERAENDHRQALARLQSVTEELSVRALEHQRVICQLEQRRIQAPADGVVVSFAKEAGEFVSPTDPVLLQLVQLDRLKAIFSVPLRRVDRLSEGQTVVVRVGGARRAVLGTLEHISPVANAESGTVRVRVVLDNESRDLRSGVVCWLDLEASARSIESKRTRVSDAPLSLSPAVR
- a CDS encoding preprotein translocase subunit SecA produces the protein MSVLNAATHWRSALTSASGHSWLPGRPAMEIETILQVVGDQLSERRKCSRGDLACRWQTQRTRLVQHLASDPRGKSRQHDAIWEQCLVDALVLAFDAVEQTHGIELFEVQLRAGLIVSAGWMSRRGGVAEMQTGEGKTYALFVASLIAALPGRGVHVATPNAYLAKRDHEELRETWALLGVESRCLPEDVSPEQSQAAYRADVTYGPGHAFGFDYLRDQLAMDTAARQRPGTGLLNRLSATTSTNARLQRGLAVALVDEIDHVLIDDALSPLLLSGTRPGEAEDAAVHRHARSVAESLREGVDFRTTGQLIELTDMGLDLAYQSLEDWSDASLRRPWHEYVELSLQAKHSLRREMDYVIDEQSVRIVDQSTGRIYEDRTWSGGLQQAIEAKEELPIQRESEALAKITRQRFYRSYDYLAGVTGTAGDCREELKSVYGLHVQTVPPRLPSQRVVHPTHVTNTFKEKVAAIAREARRMTDAGRCVLVGTLDIATSHCVAEEIRRQGLSCELLNGLQNTEEAEVIARAGQPHAITVATNLAGRGTDIRLHPDVAAKGGLHVIVAEHHRSARVDRQLIGRCARCGDSGSCRPFLSAEDDLVSQSAPWVGRAIRRAIATDQMETLSVDSQIASIQQRQAKRAAAARRQLLEADERDRGLVRKAQSNRDPAPQLHALDAGQ